The Chloroherpetonaceae bacterium genome includes a region encoding these proteins:
- a CDS encoding PAS domain-containing sensor histidine kinase yields the protein MNVPISSNQMPSSEKLSMVLSETVSKNNLTGDEGQLLDALKLSLFQRTSRLINSSQGIFHTEAVGKKLALFCDSLLQGLNSDFGCVTLLNEDSSIVKSHISFSQDLSGEERVLHKTKFIEHLQTPASQRNSLYAGILAQNDNPSISKGGSILLSSSFIAEILKSERISLQSLPVTFNRIISVRESNGDFFQTYIEYFRSENPLYVFTPLTNIDGSLFGFVIYRTPTNSKTNLKSYTDQDLQLFINSVHAFIKQIGSHLEQDRLYRQAIEDNLRIQATQVFAQELISSERFINGNAEKKMKHFCETLTNQNFAAIASLIVLDDNGVIRQRSISVRKPNSPFLPFYNDRFAQGKNIDLSFFTASSLSARKVSSAYVVKEKDLRRETVSVQSDLKREIIFLPIFESESKLTGILSALMETDLTSESAVQLLELYVRIAGKELTSVQQTEVVEAANELIDLEFKTEEDALRFALSKVISFFKSANAVFFYSTDFQSIDLSIFSGSDEDRKRMNLIPKYELEVAASFSGFQVEKSICFSIEQQTRLLLALEEGMNPPIDLRSAGNAEANLIEFSKDNEFYRLLIPLKIQNDLLGYIEVSHPRSTEISVVRLALQTLSPILKEASLRLQTFRLTRDLEKLNSKHVILKDLLGSLIEVNKGLRKAGNLQEKLTHVTESITMTFGFKFCSIAIWNEENLIRESAFTFHPESEVHPQTENIEKSFKVGSKVPVNAIKSIISPLLEFGYAFVVSKKEIEQASSVLKPQDDQLNQNLNRYFSGDPDIELYIPLYSEDQTFMGYMRLGGLMILNEIDRASFLERLKLISLFAKQLSQEIDLIESLKIRASEISEKSRLSKTLATLFEVGTAISQTGSMNDKLRLLCEALSVSTGIHFAIACLYDELGKIEFSQYYADTTFKWKLKGLLEEHFSPGKTINTAVYQTLFQTPRFKVGQLNVYCADVRVLSAILNKTDLTVFGSENISKSQVFPTQETTDSGSDYLERYFENRGTPEEDRYILAIPFTFDSNSPSKVVGFLTLGSFSDIESVPDLYSRLSAIDLFVSIVNADLKNFLLNRFLVRSEAQFRNIVENIQLGFLITRHDGKIDYANPSLKSTLGWGDIDLKGKLLEEFVHGSSFDETVLHREKVYRGETVSSEVLLKAQNGEFIPMELKTSPQFIISDTGELSVIGAFSVLRDRRKEKELELQEKEMETIKNNFYAMVVHDMKVPLSAIYGYSEMLKDSNPSDIPIERFKSMMEQMFLSSTNITRLVQEILEFSKYESRKTKLEYQKQNFQLCIDLVVEQLQYDIHNKGILVKRSVEGTEDWIFYFDFDRIVRVVSNLLGNAVKFSKSNSIIEINLRKLEKFGREYALVTIKDSGEGIAPDEVDLIFDAYRQANSKHGSRGTGLGLSIAKQIITLHNGEITAESYLGKGTIISFTLPMLQVNPN from the coding sequence ATGAATGTGCCAATTTCAAGCAATCAAATGCCCTCCTCCGAAAAGCTTTCAATGGTGCTTTCAGAAACTGTTTCTAAAAATAACCTTACCGGCGACGAAGGTCAATTACTTGATGCTCTCAAACTTTCACTATTTCAACGAACCTCACGATTAATCAATAGTTCACAGGGAATCTTCCATACTGAAGCTGTCGGCAAAAAGCTTGCATTATTTTGCGATTCCCTTCTTCAAGGGTTGAATTCCGATTTTGGGTGTGTCACACTTCTTAATGAAGATTCTTCAATAGTCAAGTCTCACATATCATTTTCTCAGGATCTTTCGGGAGAAGAACGTGTGCTACATAAAACGAAATTTATTGAGCATCTTCAAACCCCTGCCTCACAGCGAAATTCACTATATGCCGGGATACTTGCCCAAAATGACAATCCATCAATTAGCAAGGGAGGATCGATTTTACTTTCTTCATCGTTTATCGCTGAAATTCTTAAATCGGAACGAATCTCGCTTCAATCATTGCCAGTCACTTTCAATCGAATCATTTCGGTAAGAGAGTCGAACGGAGATTTTTTTCAGACTTACATTGAATATTTCCGAAGCGAAAACCCACTGTATGTATTTACTCCGCTGACAAATATTGACGGGAGTTTATTTGGATTTGTTATTTATAGAACCCCTACTAATTCGAAAACAAATCTGAAATCTTATACTGATCAAGATTTACAGCTTTTCATCAATTCAGTTCATGCCTTTATTAAGCAAATCGGCTCACACCTAGAGCAAGACAGGCTTTATCGCCAAGCGATTGAGGATAATCTTAGAATTCAAGCCACGCAAGTTTTCGCGCAAGAATTGATTTCAAGTGAGCGATTTATCAACGGAAATGCAGAAAAAAAAATGAAGCATTTTTGTGAAACACTTACGAATCAAAATTTTGCAGCGATAGCTTCATTAATCGTTCTCGATGATAATGGCGTGATTCGACAACGCAGTATTTCAGTCAGAAAACCAAATAGTCCGTTTCTTCCCTTTTATAATGATCGGTTTGCCCAAGGAAAGAACATTGATCTCTCCTTTTTCACTGCGAGTTCCTTAAGCGCAAGAAAAGTTTCAAGCGCTTATGTTGTGAAAGAAAAGGATCTTCGAAGAGAAACCGTATCCGTTCAAAGCGATTTGAAAAGAGAAATTATCTTTCTACCAATTTTTGAATCGGAATCAAAACTTACTGGTATTCTCTCGGCTTTAATGGAAACTGATTTAACAAGTGAAAGTGCTGTACAATTACTTGAGCTCTATGTCCGAATTGCAGGAAAGGAACTCACATCTGTTCAGCAGACTGAGGTTGTGGAAGCAGCCAATGAACTTATTGATTTAGAGTTTAAAACTGAAGAAGATGCTTTGCGCTTCGCACTTTCAAAGGTCATTTCGTTTTTCAAATCAGCAAATGCGGTGTTCTTTTACTCAACAGATTTTCAAAGTATTGACCTCTCAATTTTTTCTGGTTCAGACGAAGATCGGAAACGGATGAATCTTATTCCTAAATATGAGCTGGAAGTAGCGGCTTCATTTTCGGGGTTTCAAGTTGAAAAATCGATTTGTTTTAGCATCGAACAACAAACAAGATTACTTCTTGCACTTGAAGAGGGAATGAACCCTCCAATTGATTTAAGATCTGCTGGAAATGCAGAAGCAAATCTCATTGAGTTTTCGAAAGATAACGAGTTCTACCGGCTGCTGATTCCTCTCAAAATTCAAAATGATCTTTTGGGTTACATTGAGGTATCTCATCCAAGATCAACTGAAATTTCTGTCGTTCGGCTTGCTTTACAAACCCTTTCTCCGATTCTCAAGGAGGCTTCACTTAGGCTTCAAACTTTCCGCCTTACAAGAGATTTAGAAAAGCTTAATAGCAAGCATGTCATACTGAAAGACTTGCTCGGTTCACTTATTGAAGTGAATAAAGGGCTTCGGAAAGCCGGTAATTTACAAGAAAAATTGACTCATGTAACCGAGTCAATCACAATGACTTTCGGGTTTAAGTTTTGCTCAATTGCGATATGGAATGAGGAAAATCTCATTAGGGAAAGCGCCTTTACCTTTCACCCGGAATCAGAAGTTCATCCGCAAACTGAAAATATTGAAAAGAGTTTTAAGGTCGGTTCAAAAGTACCTGTAAATGCGATTAAATCCATCATTTCTCCTTTATTAGAATTTGGGTATGCTTTTGTCGTTTCCAAAAAGGAAATCGAACAAGCATCGAGTGTCCTGAAACCGCAAGACGATCAATTGAATCAGAACTTGAATCGATACTTTTCAGGAGATCCTGATATCGAACTTTATATCCCATTGTATAGCGAAGACCAAACATTTATGGGTTATATGCGATTAGGAGGATTAATGATCTTAAATGAGATTGATCGTGCAAGCTTTCTTGAACGGTTAAAACTTATTTCCCTTTTTGCAAAGCAACTTTCTCAAGAAATCGATTTGATTGAGTCGTTAAAAATTCGAGCAAGTGAGATTTCAGAAAAAAGCCGGTTAAGTAAAACGCTTGCAACACTTTTTGAAGTTGGAACCGCTATATCTCAAACCGGTTCAATGAATGATAAGCTTCGTTTATTATGCGAAGCCCTTTCAGTTTCTACAGGAATTCACTTTGCGATTGCCTGTCTCTATGATGAACTGGGCAAGATTGAATTTTCTCAATATTATGCCGATACAACCTTTAAATGGAAATTAAAAGGCCTCTTAGAAGAGCATTTTTCTCCCGGCAAAACTATTAATACCGCGGTTTATCAAACTCTATTTCAAACGCCTCGATTTAAAGTCGGGCAACTGAATGTTTATTGTGCCGATGTTCGTGTTCTTTCGGCAATCCTGAATAAAACCGATTTAACAGTCTTTGGATCTGAAAATATTTCGAAGTCACAAGTATTCCCTACTCAAGAAACGACTGACTCAGGTAGCGATTACTTAGAACGATACTTTGAAAACCGTGGAACGCCCGAAGAAGACAGATACATTTTAGCAATCCCATTTACCTTTGATTCGAATTCTCCTTCTAAAGTCGTCGGTTTCTTGACCTTAGGAAGCTTTTCAGATATTGAATCAGTTCCAGACCTCTATAGCCGACTTTCGGCGATTGATTTATTTGTTAGCATTGTTAATGCTGATTTAAAGAATTTTCTTTTGAATCGCTTTCTCGTTCGTTCAGAGGCACAATTCAGAAATATCGTTGAAAATATTCAACTCGGATTTTTGATTACTCGCCACGATGGAAAAATTGACTACGCCAATCCTTCTTTGAAATCCACCCTCGGTTGGGGAGATATCGACTTAAAAGGCAAATTGTTGGAGGAATTCGTTCACGGCTCGTCGTTTGACGAAACCGTTTTACATCGAGAAAAAGTATATCGCGGTGAAACGGTTTCTTCTGAGGTTTTACTCAAAGCGCAAAACGGAGAGTTTATTCCGATGGAGTTAAAAACTTCACCACAGTTTATCATAAGCGATACCGGAGAGCTTTCTGTCATTGGCGCATTTAGTGTCTTGAGGGATAGACGAAAAGAAAAAGAATTGGAACTTCAAGAAAAAGAAATGGAAACAATCAAAAATAACTTTTATGCGATGGTTGTTCATGATATGAAAGTTCCACTTTCAGCTATCTATGGTTACTCAGAAATGTTGAAAGATTCCAATCCCTCCGATATTCCCATCGAACGCTTCAAAAGCATGATGGAACAAATGTTTCTCTCTTCAACCAACATTACCCGACTTGTTCAAGAAATTCTTGAATTTTCAAAGTATGAATCGCGTAAAACAAAATTGGAATATCAAAAGCAAAACTTCCAGCTTTGTATTGATCTTGTGGTTGAACAATTGCAGTATGATATTCATAATAAAGGCATTTTAGTGAAGCGTTCTGTTGAAGGAACTGAAGATTGGATTTTTTATTTTGATTTTGATCGAATTGTTCGTGTTGTTAGTAACCTATTGGGGAACGCCGTTAAGTTTTCTAAATCAAATTCAATCATCGAAATTAATCTTCGAAAACTTGAAAAGTTTGGAAGAGAATATGCTTTGGTTACCATAAAGGACAGTGGCGAGGGAATTGCGCCGGATGAAGTAGATTTAATATTTGATGCTTATCGACAAGCGAATTCAAAGCACGGCTCACGAGGTACAGGCTTAGGGCTTTCAATTGCAAAGCAAATTATTACCTTGCATAATGGAGAAATAACAGCAGAATCTTATTTAGGAAAAGGAACTATTATTTCCTTCACCTTACCGATGCTGCAAGTTAATCCAAACTAA
- the nuoL gene encoding NADH-quinone oxidoreductase subunit L: MHQLISYTVILPLVGFLFNSFLFLFSPKAKKNTAVEQISGTVGTAVIFGSFVISLLIFFELVGLSSESRLFIVPVFDWFYAGNLSVSFSYQVDTLSMAMSLAVSGVGCLIHLYSIGYMHGDEDFARFFAYLNLFIFSMMNLILADNLIVMFLGWEGVGLCSYLLIGFWYQRKFDGVEISTTGEAADKAFIMNRIGDFAMLAAFFILFQAIGSFNFQAVLIGKSALTNEQLFWVTILIFIGCTGKSAQIPLFTWLPDAMAGPTPVSALIHAATMVTSGLYLTARLSPIFYSSPETQIVIASIGATTAILAASIALFQNDIKKVLAYSTVSQLGYMFLAVGVGAYSTAIFHVITHAFFKACLFLGSGSVIHALHEEQDIRKMGGLHKKMPITSLTFLIGSLALAGFPLTSGFFSKDEILTNTFAGGYTFFYVIGLFTALLTAFYSIRLYTLTFLGDSRIDSSRHPLESPLTMTIPLILLASLSLLGGFLGLPEVISSNNFMKDWLLTSTVLTEAHKISHSTEWVLLALSAFISIIGVSTAYFIYSKNIHFLSNETGFGKLAYQKYLVDEIYDRVAVKSVQFFSEKIASPFERFIIKGFFSGFGESILGLGNILRMAQTGVAQNYAIIMALGFVLILGVVIFSGK; this comes from the coding sequence ATGCATCAGCTCATCAGTTACACCGTCATCCTACCACTTGTCGGATTTCTCTTTAATTCTTTCCTTTTTCTTTTTTCACCCAAAGCGAAAAAAAATACGGCCGTTGAACAAATCTCTGGAACAGTAGGGACGGCCGTCATTTTCGGTTCATTTGTTATATCCTTGTTAATCTTTTTTGAATTGGTTGGGCTTTCCTCAGAGAGCCGGCTTTTTATCGTTCCTGTTTTTGATTGGTTTTATGCCGGAAATTTATCTGTGAGTTTTTCTTATCAAGTCGATACCCTCTCGATGGCAATGTCTCTTGCAGTGTCAGGTGTAGGTTGCCTCATCCATCTTTATTCCATCGGCTATATGCACGGCGACGAAGATTTTGCGAGATTCTTCGCCTATTTGAATCTCTTTATTTTCTCGATGATGAATTTGATTCTTGCAGATAACTTAATTGTTATGTTTTTGGGTTGGGAGGGGGTTGGTCTCTGTTCTTATCTGCTCATTGGCTTTTGGTATCAACGTAAATTTGATGGTGTTGAGATTTCAACGACCGGCGAAGCAGCCGATAAGGCTTTTATCATGAATCGCATCGGAGATTTTGCAATGCTCGCAGCTTTTTTTATACTTTTCCAAGCGATTGGTAGCTTTAATTTTCAGGCGGTTTTGATTGGAAAATCTGCTTTAACAAACGAACAACTTTTTTGGGTAACGATTTTGATTTTTATTGGTTGTACTGGAAAATCAGCTCAGATCCCTTTATTTACTTGGCTTCCTGATGCAATGGCAGGTCCGACACCGGTCTCAGCATTAATTCATGCCGCTACAATGGTAACGAGCGGCTTATATCTCACCGCGCGTCTTTCTCCAATTTTTTATTCCTCCCCTGAAACCCAAATTGTAATTGCTTCGATTGGTGCTACAACGGCAATTCTTGCAGCGTCAATCGCCCTATTTCAAAATGATATTAAAAAAGTTCTTGCTTACTCTACGGTTTCACAACTCGGATATATGTTTTTGGCCGTAGGTGTTGGCGCCTATTCAACGGCGATATTTCATGTAATTACTCATGCATTCTTCAAAGCCTGTCTCTTTTTAGGAAGCGGTTCAGTCATTCATGCGTTGCACGAAGAACAGGACATTCGAAAAATGGGTGGGCTTCATAAAAAAATGCCAATTACCTCACTAACTTTTCTGATCGGTTCTTTAGCTTTAGCCGGATTCCCGCTTACTTCTGGCTTTTTTAGTAAAGATGAAATTTTAACCAATACTTTTGCTGGCGGTTATACATTCTTTTATGTGATTGGTTTATTCACAGCTTTACTTACCGCTTTTTATTCGATTCGACTTTATACACTCACCTTTTTAGGGGATAGCCGTATCGACAGTTCCCGACACCCACTTGAATCGCCGCTTACGATGACCATTCCACTTATTTTACTTGCTTCACTCTCATTACTGGGTGGCTTTTTAGGGTTACCCGAGGTGATTTCATCAAATAACTTTATGAAAGACTGGCTTTTAACTTCGACAGTCTTAACAGAAGCTCATAAAATTTCTCACTCGACCGAATGGGTGCTTCTCGCATTATCCGCTTTCATTTCGATCATAGGAGTAAGTACCGCCTATTTCATTTACTCTAAAAACATTCACTTTTTAAGCAATGAAACAGGCTTCGGAAAACTTGCTTATCAAAAATACTTGGTAGATGAAATTTACGATCGTGTTGCTGTTAAGTCGGTTCAATTTTTCTCCGAAAAAATTGCAAGCCCTTTTGAAAGATTCATAATCAAAGGTTTCTTTTCGGGTTTTGGCGAATCAATTTTGGGTCTTGGAAATATCCTTCGAATGGCTCAGACAGGGGTTGCACAAAATTACGCAATTATTATGGCACTTGGCTTTGTTTTAATTCTTGGTGTTGTCATTTTCTCAGGAAAGTAA
- the nuoK gene encoding NADH-quinone oxidoreductase subunit NuoK: MKIGLNYYLWISAFMFTVGVLGVLTRRNAIVIFMCIELMLNAVNLSFVAFSHFMGDIQGQMMVFFVMTVAAAEAAIGLAIVISLFRNKETVNIDEINILKG, from the coding sequence GTGAAAATTGGGTTAAACTATTATCTGTGGATAAGTGCATTTATGTTCACAGTTGGCGTATTGGGTGTTCTTACTCGTCGAAACGCGATCGTCATCTTCATGTGTATTGAACTCATGCTGAATGCCGTGAATTTATCGTTTGTCGCTTTTTCCCATTTTATGGGAGACATTCAAGGGCAGATGATGGTCTTTTTTGTGATGACTGTTGCCGCGGCCGAAGCAGCGATTGGCCTTGCAATCGTGATTTCATTATTTCGAAACAAAGAAACTGTGAACATCGATGAAATCAATATTCTTAAAGGATAA
- a CDS encoding polysaccharide deacetylase family protein yields the protein MNSIFTYHKITDRLDFGICTRKIDDFKHDISWISSLPHNERPRIIFDDGYEDTFHTAFPILEKAGLTATIYVIGGMIGKLNTWDADFLGNFRHINDTELKSLFKAGWKIGSHGFSHRALTALSSERVKEELKKSKDELEQLLGIKVNEISFPFGNFNQRVLELTKEAGFESAISISRSSSDGFVKRSLAVYRTDTINHLIKKAAGIPQELIRLRMINAFSELTVWMHRLEDFRDRFKHPKKIQNIIRNDRRE from the coding sequence ATGAATTCGATTTTTACTTATCACAAAATTACCGACCGGCTCGACTTCGGAATTTGCACGCGTAAAATCGACGATTTTAAGCATGATATCTCGTGGATTTCTTCACTTCCACATAACGAACGACCAAGAATCATTTTCGACGATGGTTATGAGGATACATTCCATACCGCGTTCCCAATTCTTGAAAAAGCCGGACTCACGGCTACCATTTATGTCATTGGGGGTATGATTGGAAAGCTCAATACTTGGGACGCAGATTTTTTAGGAAATTTTAGGCACATCAATGACACAGAGTTAAAATCACTTTTCAAAGCGGGGTGGAAAATAGGAAGCCACGGATTTTCGCACCGCGCGTTAACGGCACTTTCAAGTGAACGGGTGAAAGAAGAATTGAAAAAGTCAAAAGACGAATTAGAGCAATTGCTCGGGATAAAGGTGAATGAAATTTCCTTCCCGTTTGGAAATTTTAATCAAAGGGTTTTGGAGTTAACTAAAGAAGCCGGATTCGAATCGGCAATCTCAATTTCAAGATCATCTTCTGATGGCTTTGTAAAGCGGAGCTTAGCCGTGTATCGAACAGATACAATCAATCATTTAATTAAGAAAGCAGCGGGGATTCCGCAAGAATTGATACGGCTTAGGATGATTAACGCTTTTTCAGAACTGACGGTTTGGATGCACCGATTAGAAGATTTTCGTGACCGATTTAAGCATCCAAAAAAAATCCAAAATATCATTAGGAATGATCGTAGAGAATAG
- a CDS encoding AI-2E family transporter produces MIVENRIISFWLALGAFLVAYLGFEIRDYFSPLFLYLLSIFILYPIRKNLFANRLIILASTIFALWFFRTLSGIIFPFIIGLVAAFLLEPLTHFLTSKPILGKTLSRSSAALLITLTIVTSIVGLISFATPRLYEQIQSLAETLKFLPEQVQSVFNDHQTVEFFSKYGINVQTLQSLFFEKIHTQLFDFSKLGTELAVELAGNVPKAFSIILNLILIPFLSYYFIADFPIVEETFKEMISPKYSEKVNEYLRLAGTIFRQYLQGQFIIVLILSVLYSTAFWLIDLKYSLLIGVLFGVLSFIPYIGGIISVALALIAALFGENIFQTIGLIVVIYAVIHLFENFYLVPKIIGSKVHLNPLVLLFSVFIFGFFFNFIGVLLAVPLSAFLVAVYRKEFLDKKKPLPENESQKGSSN; encoded by the coding sequence ATGATCGTAGAGAATAGAATAATCTCATTTTGGTTGGCTCTTGGAGCGTTCCTTGTCGCGTATTTAGGATTTGAAATTCGTGATTACTTTAGCCCACTTTTTTTGTATCTATTGTCAATTTTCATTCTTTATCCAATACGAAAAAACCTTTTTGCCAATCGATTAATCATACTCGCTTCTACGATTTTTGCATTATGGTTCTTTCGAACGCTTTCAGGTATCATTTTCCCGTTTATTATCGGCTTGGTTGCCGCATTCCTTCTTGAACCGCTAACCCATTTTTTGACAAGCAAACCCATTTTAGGTAAAACGTTATCAAGGTCTTCCGCGGCACTTCTAATTACCTTGACCATTGTTACATCGATTGTTGGATTAATTTCTTTTGCGACGCCAAGACTCTACGAGCAGATTCAGTCACTTGCCGAAACGCTAAAGTTTCTACCGGAGCAAGTTCAATCCGTCTTCAATGACCATCAAACAGTTGAATTTTTCTCGAAATATGGAATTAATGTTCAAACACTTCAATCTCTATTTTTTGAAAAAATCCACACCCAACTTTTTGATTTCAGCAAATTAGGTACCGAACTCGCCGTTGAACTCGCCGGAAATGTTCCGAAAGCATTTTCAATTATCCTTAACCTTATTCTTATCCCTTTTTTATCGTATTATTTCATCGCTGATTTTCCAATCGTAGAAGAAACCTTTAAGGAAATGATATCGCCAAAGTATTCAGAAAAAGTCAATGAGTATTTAAGGCTTGCCGGAACCATTTTTCGTCAGTATTTGCAAGGGCAATTCATTATCGTCCTCATTTTATCTGTGTTGTATTCGACAGCCTTTTGGCTCATCGACCTCAAGTATTCTTTGCTCATCGGTGTTTTATTCGGGGTTCTTTCTTTTATACCGTATATCGGAGGGATTATTTCTGTGGCTTTAGCATTGATTGCTGCCCTTTTCGGAGAAAATATTTTTCAAACAATCGGATTAATTGTTGTGATTTATGCGGTGATTCATCTTTTTGAAAACTTCTATTTGGTTCCCAAAATCATTGGTTCTAAAGTTCATCTTAATCCATTAGTCTTGCTCTTTTCTGTATTTATTTTTGGGTTTTTCTTCAACTTTATTGGAGTTCTACTAGCAGTGCCTCTTTCAGCTTTTTTAGTTGCAGTTTACCGAAAGGAGTTTCTCGATAAAAAGAAACCGTTGCCTGAAAATGAATCACAAAAAGGTTCATCGAACTAA
- a CDS encoding adenylate/guanylate cyclase domain-containing protein: MSFLKSILSFLKKSKIILVGAVIIAGFALAVLMKSFNGLEIFENKILDKRFQYASHPELADTNIVMIAIDQNSLDYFEQELKFGFPWPRQFHGLVVDYLAKAGAKTISFDIIFSSPDVNRLEIDGAESDGAFASAVQNAGNVMLGVQLMPIEEGDAAGGRIHSNFFATGEFPRLKIPSYQRATAPLDTFQSVASRLGVFNFKADDDGICRRTPLLYRWGPYIIPHFSLSTLSIGKNISLKVANANTDLQSMCQYLPVDDKGEFMIYWYGKGGPNGVFKYYPFAGVLQSAVQMASGETPAIDMSVFKDKYVIVGASAAGLSDFKPTPFTNLEEYPGMEIHATILSNLRNEHYIRESPKHWNYLIALALSIIVAVLFFTIKRVTISIPLISLSVSIYVAIAFWQFYESRLWLPVAFPFISALFTLILSAVASYATEGQQKQELRKAFNRYLNPQVIDQIIQNPDKLELGGTEIEATVFFSDIAGFTSIAEKLPPKELILFLNEYLTVGSEIILARDAMIDKYIGDAIMAIFGAPIPKPGHASNACLTSLEIQRRMADYYSKKSTEMPHFETRIGLNTGRLVLGNVGSSNRLDFTAIGDTVNLASRLEGANKQYGTNILISESTYNQAKEAVEVRELDLLRVKGKEIPIRLFEVVTEKGNLIGNEKEKIDTFHEGLRLYRSQLFDLAIIRFNEVLKINPKDGPANTYLERCESLRGQTMPEDWDGVYIMKTK, encoded by the coding sequence ATGAGTTTTCTTAAATCGATTCTTAGCTTCTTAAAAAAATCAAAAATTATCCTTGTTGGTGCAGTCATCATTGCTGGGTTTGCTTTGGCTGTTTTGATGAAGTCTTTCAACGGATTAGAGATTTTCGAAAATAAAATATTGGACAAACGATTCCAATATGCCTCACACCCTGAGCTTGCCGATACTAACATTGTCATGATTGCAATTGATCAAAATAGTCTTGATTATTTTGAGCAAGAATTGAAATTTGGGTTTCCTTGGCCACGTCAATTTCACGGTCTTGTGGTGGATTACTTGGCAAAAGCAGGCGCAAAAACAATTTCGTTTGATATTATTTTCTCAAGCCCCGATGTCAATAGGCTCGAGATTGACGGTGCGGAATCCGACGGTGCCTTTGCAAGTGCGGTTCAAAATGCAGGGAACGTAATGCTTGGTGTTCAATTAATGCCGATAGAAGAAGGCGACGCTGCAGGTGGAAGAATTCATTCAAACTTTTTTGCAACAGGCGAATTCCCTCGGTTAAAAATCCCTTCGTATCAACGCGCGACCGCCCCACTTGACACTTTTCAATCAGTTGCCTCAAGATTAGGCGTGTTTAATTTTAAGGCCGATGATGATGGCATTTGCCGAAGAACACCATTGCTTTACCGTTGGGGGCCATACATCATTCCACATTTTTCTCTTTCAACCCTTTCAATCGGAAAAAATATTTCCCTAAAAGTGGCGAATGCCAACACTGATTTACAATCAATGTGCCAATATTTACCTGTCGATGACAAAGGGGAATTTATGATTTATTGGTACGGGAAGGGCGGTCCAAACGGTGTATTTAAATACTATCCATTTGCAGGTGTTCTTCAATCGGCAGTTCAAATGGCTTCAGGCGAAACCCCCGCAATTGATATGAGTGTCTTTAAGGACAAGTATGTTATTGTTGGTGCGTCAGCAGCGGGTCTCAGCGACTTTAAACCGACCCCTTTTACCAATTTGGAAGAGTATCCCGGGATGGAAATTCACGCGACCATTTTAAGCAATCTTCGCAATGAACATTACATCCGAGAGTCACCCAAGCACTGGAATTATCTTATTGCGCTTGCGCTTTCGATTATCGTTGCAGTTCTTTTTTTTACTATCAAACGCGTGACAATATCAATCCCATTGATTTCGTTAAGTGTCAGTATTTATGTAGCAATTGCCTTTTGGCAATTCTACGAATCAAGATTGTGGTTACCGGTTGCATTCCCGTTTATCTCCGCTCTCTTCACCTTGATACTCTCTGCCGTAGCAAGCTACGCCACGGAAGGTCAGCAGAAACAAGAACTTAGGAAAGCGTTCAACCGCTACTTGAATCCACAGGTTATTGATCAGATCATTCAAAATCCCGATAAACTCGAATTGGGAGGAACTGAAATTGAAGCCACCGTTTTTTTCTCAGATATTGCAGGATTTACTTCAATCGCTGAAAAACTACCTCCAAAAGAACTCATCCTTTTCCTAAATGAGTATCTCACGGTAGGGTCAGAAATTATTTTGGCTCGGGATGCAATGATTGATAAATACATCGGTGACGCCATAATGGCCATTTTTGGTGCCCCGATTCCAAAGCCCGGTCATGCCTCAAACGCTTGTCTCACCTCACTTGAGATTCAACGGAGGATGGCTGATTATTATTCAAAAAAATCAACGGAGATGCCTCACTTCGAAACCCGTATTGGTCTCAATACAGGAAGACTTGTGCTTGGAAATGTAGGCTCCTCCAATCGCTTAGATTTTACCGCCATCGGAGATACCGTTAATCTTGCCTCACGACTTGAAGGGGCAAATAAACAATATGGTACGAATATTCTTATCAGCGAAAGTACCTACAATCAGGCCAAAGAAGCCGTCGAAGTTCGCGAACTCGATTTGTTACGAGTCAAAGGAAAAGAAATCCCGATTCGACTTTTTGAAGTGGTTACTGAGAAAGGAAATTTGATTGGAAATGAAAAGGAAAAAATTGATACTTTCCACGAAGGACTTCGGCTTTATCGAAGTCAACTCTTCGACTTAGCCATCATTCGTTTTAACGAAGTCTTAAAAATTAACCCGAAAGATGGACCGGCCAATACTTACCTTGAGCGGTGTGAGTCGCTCCGAGGTCAAACAATGCCTGAAGATTGGGATGGCGTTTATATCATGAAAACAAAGTAA